In Campylobacter sp. RM16187, the DNA window ATATGAACGTAATAGATAATATCCTACTAGGGCCGGTAAAGGCACAAAAAAGAGATAAAAAAGAGGTAGAAAAAGAAGCTGACATGTGGCTAGCAAAAGTTGGCTTAAGCGGTAAAAAATACTCATATCCAAAAGAGTTAAGCGGTGGTCAAAAACAAAGAATCGCTATCGTGCGTGCACTTTGTATGAATCCAGACCTAATGCTATTTGACGAGGTTACGGCAGCCCTTGATCCTGAAATTGTGCGTGAAGTACTAGATGTAATAATAAATTTAGCCAAAGATGGCATGACAATGCTAATTGTAACTCATGAAATGGAATTTGCTCGTGCGGTTGCAGACCGCATAATATTTATGGATGCCGGTGAAATAGTAGAAGAAAATACACCTAACGAATTTTTTACAAGTCCGAAAACGGAACGCGCAAAGAAATTTCTAAATCTATTTTCATTTTAATTAAGTATTTGTTAGTCAAATTTATTGCATAATTTACCTTATTTCAATCAAAGGAAAAAGAATGAGAAATTTTATGCTTTCATTTTTGGCAATCTTCGCCACTGTATTTTTAACAGCTCAGGTAGCCGAAGCAAACGACGCTTTGACCAAAATAAAAGAGCGTGGATATGTGCGCATAGGAGTTTTTAGCGATAAACCCCCATTTGGGTACGTCGATAAAAACGGCAATAATCAAGGATATGATATTTACTTTGCAAAACGCATAGCAAAAGATCTGCTTGGCGACGAAAGTAAGATAAAATTTGAGCTTGTAGAGGCCGCTAGCAGGGTTGAATTTTTAGTAGCTGACAAGGTTGATATTATTTTAGCTAATTTTACACATACGAAAGAGCGCGCTAGAGTCGTTGATTTCGCGCTTCCTTATATGAAAGTATCGCTTGGTATAGTTAGCCCTGAAGGCAAAGTAATAAAAAATATAAACGAGCTAAAAGGCAAAAAATTAATCGTAAATAAAGGCACTACAGCTGATGCATACTTCACAAAAAAACATCCCGATATTGAACTTTTAAAATATGATCAAAACACAGAGACATTTGGCGCACTGTTAGATAAAAGAGGTGCGGCTCTAGCTCATGATAATGCCCTACTTTTCGCATGGGCTAAAGAAAATCCTGGCTTTACAGTAGGTATAGAGTCGCTTGGTGATGTAGATGCAATAGCGCCTGCAGTCAAAAAAGGCAACAAAGCTCTACTTGAGTGGATAAATAATGAAATAATCGAACTTGGTAAGGAAAACTTCTTTCACAAAGCATACGATGCTACACTTAAACCAATATATGGCGACAGTGTAAATCCGGAATCTCTTGTAGTAGAGGGTGGAAAATTATAGATTTTTAAGAAAAGAATACATAAATTGATTCCCCTTTGTTTGTTTACAAAAGGGAATTTTATTACTGGCAGCTTACATCATGCCGCCCATGCCACCCATTCCGCCCATATCAGGCATTGCCGGCATTGCAGGTTTGTCCTCTTTTAACTCGCTTATAGTAGCCTCTGTTGTAAGAAGAAGGCTTGAAACGCTAACTGCATTTTGAAGTGCTACACGCTCAACCTTAACGGGGTCGATGATGCCTGCTTCAAACATATTTACATACTCGCCTGTAGCAGCGTTAAAGCCGAAATTTGCATCTTTGCTTGTGCTAACAGCATTTGCGACAACACCTGCGTCAAAGCCTGCGTTTTCAGCTATTTGGCGAAGCGGTGCAGTTAAAGCGCGTCTTACGATAGCGGCACCTATCGCCTCATCGCCGCTTAGATCAAGCTTTACTCTGGAGCTTGCTTGTATAAACGCAGCGCCACCGCCGATTACGATACCCTCTTCAACAGCGGCTTTTGTAGCGCTTAGTGCGTCATCTACGCGGTCTTTTTTCTCTTTCATCTCAGTTTCTGTTGCCGCACCTACTTTTATAACAGCCACACCGCCGCTTAGTTTGGCTAAACGCTCTTGAAGTTTTTCTTTATCATAATCACTTGTAGTCTCTGCGATTTGAGCCTTGATTTGAGCTATTCTTGCATCTATAGAAGCTTTTTCGCCAGCTCCGTTTACGATAGTCGTGTTATCTTTATCGATAACTACGGTTGAGGCTTGTCCAAGATCGCTTAAATTTGCTCCTTCAAGTGTTCTGCCGAGCTCTTCGCTTATCACTTCACCGCCTGTTAAGATAGCGATATCTTCAAGCATCGCCTTTCTTCTATCTCCAAATCCCGGCGCTTTAACGGCAGAGATATTTAGCACGCCTCTAAGTTTATTTACAACCAAAGTCGCAAGAGCTTCTCCCTCGATATCTTCAGCTATGATTAAAAGCGGCTTACCGGTCTTTTGAATTTGCTCTAAAATAGGCAATAAATCTTTTAAATTTGTAATCTTCTTATCGAATAGCAATATATAAGGATTGCTTAGCTCTACTTGCATTTTTTCAGCGTTTGTAATGAAGTATGGGCTTAGATATCCACGGTCAAACTGCATACCCTCAACCACATTTAGCTCATCATGGATTGATTTTGCTTCCTCAACAGTTATAACGCCGTCTTTGCCTACTTTTTCCATCGCGTCGGCTATCAATTCGCCTATCGTAGCATCTGAATTTGCCGATATTGTAGCGACTTGAGCTATCTCTTTTTTATCCGTTACTTTTCTAGCCATAGCTTTTAGCTCGGCTATGATAGCAGCCGCTTCTTTATCCATTCCGCGTTTTACTTCGATTGGATTTGCACCTGCAGTGATGTTTCTAAGACCCTCTTTAAATATAGCGTTAGCCAAAACCGTCGCGGTTGTAGTTCCATCACCTGCTTCGTCAGCCGTTTTGCTTGCTACTTCTCTTACAAGCCCTGCGCCCATATTTTCAAGTGCATCTTTTAGCTCAACCTCTTTAGCTACGCTAACGCCGTCTTTTGTGATGGCAGGAGCGCCGAAACTCTTTTGGATAAGTACGTTTCTACCGCGTGGTCCCATAGTTACTTTTACGGCGTCGTTAAGTTTTCTAACACCTTCGTATAGTCTATTTCTAGCTTCATCTGAAAAAAATATCTCTTTTGCCATTTTCTTTTCCTTAAGTATTAATTTTTAAAATCAAATTTTATTTAATAACGCCCAAAACGTCATCTAAATTTAACACAAGATAAGTTTTACCTTCAAGCGTTATCTCTGTTCCGGCATATTTGCCAAACACCACGTCATCGCCCGCTTTTATGCACTCAACTTCGCTGCCCACAGCTAAAACTTTACCGCTTAAAGGTTTTTCTTTAGCATTGTCAGGTATAATAATACCTGTTGCTGTTGTCTTAACGTCCTCAAGGCGTTCAACTAATACACGCTTGCCTAATGGTTGAAAATTCATAATTCATCCTTTTGGTTAATTTTCATTTTTAGCACTCTTTTATTTTGAGTGATGAAAGTATATGATATTTTTTTGAATTTGTCAATAAATTAGTCAAATTTCTTAGTAAAGTTTAGTCTATATAACTAAACTTCCCTGAATGTATAAATTAAATTTAAAGGAAAAATATGCGAATTCTAGCTGTCATACTTGGACTTATTATACTGTTGCTTTTTGGCTCTTATATCATCGCTTTTACCGATTTTGGAAACGGCATCGTAAAGCCTTATGTTGAAAATATTATTAAAGAAAAAAGCGGATTTAACGTCAAATTTGATAAATTTCAGATAAGACCTACAACTATTGATATAGCAACAAATATAAATAGCGAAATAAACGCTAAAGTAGAGGGGGAATTATCCTTATTTAGCCAATCTCTTGATCTTAAGTATAGCGTAGTGGTGGACAACTTAGTCTCTCTTGGCGTTGAACTTAAAGAAAAAATGCTATTTTCTGGAACAGTTAAAGGTAAATTTAGCGATTTTAACGCAAATGGAGCTGGAAATTTACTAGGTTCCAATCTTAAATTCGCAGCAAACTTAAAGGATTATAAACCGCTTGCACTTATTTTAGATGCAAAAAACATAGAGCTTGATAAGGCTCTGGCTTTAGCAAATCAGCCGATATACGCTAACGGCAAAATAGATATCACAGCAAATATAGCGGATGAGGGCGGCAAGCCAAACGGAACGGCAAACATCGATATTTTAAACATTAAAACCAATAATGCTTTAATCGCAAAAGACTTTAATGTCACGCTGCCTTCAAATTTTAGTGTAAACGGAGCGATAAAAGCAAATATAAAAGATTGGCTAGTAAATGCTAAAACAGCCTTTGTTGCGCCTATAGCTGTGGCGGGAAGTGAAAATACCATATATGATATCAACTCACAAACTCTAAGTAGCGATTTTAGAGTGATGATAGATGATTTAACCAAATTTGAACCTATTATAAACCAAAAGATTACTGGCACACTAAACATCAAAGGCAATACAATAGTAACCAAAAACCAGCTAAAAAATTTTGAAGCCGATATGAACGGCTTTGGAGGCAGTGTCAAAGCCGTATTAAATAACGATAAGCTAACAGCTAAAATAAACTCATTAAGGCTTGAAGAGCTTATCAAAGTAGCTGCGATGCCGGCCTTTGCAAGCGCGGTTATAAGTGGCGATGCTATACTAAACGATATAAAAAATACAAAAAATATCTCGGGCAGTATTAAACTGACAGCCAGCAACGGCAAATTAAATCCAAGCGAGTTTAAAAAGCTTACAAATTTAGATATTGCCAGTGGAGTAAATTTTAACCTTAATGCAAATGCAGATGTTAAAAACGGAGAAGCGAAATTTGACGCAAACTTTCTTTCTAATTTGCTCAATTTAAAAGACCTAAAAGGCAGCTATGATATTGATAAAAAAGCCCTTGCAAGCAAATTTAGTCTAAACGTAGAAGACCTTGCAAAACTTGAGAGCATAGTTGGGCAAAAGCTATCCGGAAAAGTCGATATAAACGGTGATGTAAGCACGATTAACAATCAATTAAAAAGCCTAAATATTGACGGAAACGCGCTTGGCGGAAATATTAAGGCGAATTTAAAAGATGAAAAACTAACCGCAAATCTAAATTCGCTTTTACTTAAAGATATCTTTATCTTGATAGGCTCTAAGCCTTTAGCAAATGCTACAATAAATGCGGATGTGAATCTAAATGGGTTTGATATGAAAAATCTAAACGGAACAGCAAAAGTAAATATTAAAGATGGCCTGATATACGAAGCTGAAATGAGCAAAATGCTAGAAAAAAAGCTTCCGGCAGGGCTTAAATTTAGCGCAAATAGTGATATAAATTTACAAAAAAGCGTAGCAAATTTTGATGTGCTTGCAAATTTACTATCAAGCAATAATACAAATTTAATAGCTCTTAAAAATACGAAAGGAAGCTTTGACATCAACCAAAATAGCCTAAAAAGCGTGTTTGAGCTTGATATACCAGAACTTAAAAATATAAGCTTTTTAACAGATCGCGTTCTATACGGACCGATAAATTTAAAAGGAGACGCTCAAAAACAGGGCGAAAACATAACGGCAAACGTGACATCAAAGCTATTTAACGGCGATCTTAAAGGAAATCTACAAGATAATAAACTTGTAATAAATTTAACTAAATTTACAGCCAAAGGGCTAACAGATATGTTAGGTTTTGCCAATATATATGATGGAGTTGGCGATATGGCTGCTGATTATAACCTTGCCACACAAAGCGGTAAATTTAATGTTTTAGTAGATGAGGGAAGGCTTGTCAAAAATAATTTTACTCAAACTGTAGCGACATTTACAGGCAGAGATATTACCGGAGAAATTTACAGAAACAGCAAAATTTACGGAACTATAGATAAAAATTTAATAGACTTCAATGCCGATATGAATGCTACAAGGAGTCAGATAAATGTCGCAAATGGTAAATTTAATACTGCAACAAAAGCTATGAATATACCTGTAAAGATGAATTATGAAAAAACAGATATAGCTATCAATATAACCGGAACAAGCGATAATCCTAAGTATAATATTAGCTCGGATTACATAAAAGGCAAAGCCTTAAAAGAGCTAGATAGATTTTTAGATAAAAAGCTTGGCGGATCGAAGAGCGATAGCAATGAAACAAACTCTACTGGTGGAATAAATAAAAACGATGTGATTAAAGACCTCATAAAAGGACTCTTTTAATTAATTGGAAATTTGAGTGAAATTAACTTTCACTCAAATTTTACTTTGTATATTATTTTATTGTATTAACGGTATTGCAAGCCTGCTCATTACCGTATTTGCAGCCTTTTGATAAAAGATCTTTGGCTTTTTGCATATCTTTAGCCACCTTATCTACCCCTTTACTATAAATAAGACCGCCTTTTAAACAAGATATATCGTCTCCGTGTTCACAGCCCTTTTCATAGGCTTCAGCTGCCATTTTCACATCTTTTTTGATAGATTTAGTGCCGTTTTCATAGATTCTACCTACGGCGCCACATCCAAAGCCTAGCTTGTTTTCACAGCTCTTTTTATAAATTTGTAGAGCTTTTTTCTCATCCTTTAGCACTCCTCTGCCATTTTCATAGAAGTTAGCTAGATTATAACAGTTAAACATATGTCCTTTTTCGCAAGATTGCTCAAAAGCTTTGGCTGATTTTTCATACTCTCCGGACAAAACAGCCTCATCCAATACAGGCCCCACATGACTATCAGAACCCATAGAAAAGGCAAACGAACAGGCTGCCGCCAAACAGAATATAGTTTTTTTCATCTATTCTCCTTGTAATTTATTAAATCTTATTCTAAATCTATATTTTAATCATACAGGCTTGATTTTAGCAGAGATTTGATAAATTTAAAAGCAAATTTATAAGTTTTGTATAGAAATATTAATTACATTAATGATTTAAGATCAATCTCTATCTTTTAAATCTGTCAAAAAACCACATAAAGGCGAAAAGTAATCCAGCAGCTTTGACCATATTTTGATCATACATAAAATCTCTAGCCCTATTTACATCTATATAGACAAGATCGATATTTTCGCCATCTATTCCACCACCCTCACTTACTTTCATACTATCGTTTATGGTTGCATAAAACATAGTTTGAGAATTTCCTCCAAATCCAAGCGCTCCGTGAGTTACCACTATTTTTTCAGCATCCTCTATCTTAAATCCTACTTCCTCCATCACCTCTTCTATTATTGTATCTTTTTCACTAAGCCCTTTATCCATAAGTCCTGCACAAAGCTCATACGTATAGCCCATTTCATAATAGCTCTTGCCATCTTTATGTAAGTTGTGCCATACAGCCGGACGAAACTGCTTAACCAACAAAAACGCATCCTTTTCTTCATGATATAATAAAATAGACACGCTGTTATGCACTTTTACACAATCCCAATATTTTCGAGTTCCGTTTACGGAGTATCCTAAGCGATAAGGCTTTATGAAGTTAGATTCTTCTAAATTTAAAATTTCAATATCTTTTATAACAGTATCCATTTGGCAAGTCCTAAAAAGCTAAAAAATCCGACTACATCGGTAACTGTTGTAAGCAAAACGCTTGAACCGACAGCCGGATCTATATTAAATCTCTTTAAAGTTAAAGGTATTACGGTTCCAAAAAAGCCGGCAAAAAAGAAATTCATAAGCATGGCAGCACCTATAACCACGCCAAGCATCGGTCTATCAAACCAAAACGAAGCCACAATACCTATCAAAACAGCAAATATCACACCGTTTGTAAAGGCTATGCCAAGCTCACGTTTCAAGGCGTGTTTTGCGTTTTTAAACTCAATTTCACCAAGAGTCAAACGTCTAACCGTAACAGTAAGAGCCTGAGTGCCGGTATTTCCACCCATTGATGCAACTATAGGCATTAAGATAGCTAGAGCTACATAACTTGCGATAGTGTCGTCAAAAAGACCTATAATACTAGATGAAACAATGGCTGTAAATAGATTTATCAGTAGCCAAACACCGC includes these proteins:
- a CDS encoding amino acid ABC transporter ATP-binding protein, which encodes MDKYILQLKNLQKYYGDTHALKNINLNVKSGEVVVILGPSGCGKSTTLRCINGLEHIENGEIIIHNQVITKDFKDWTKIRQYVGMVFQSYELFDHMNVIDNILLGPVKAQKRDKKEVEKEADMWLAKVGLSGKKYSYPKELSGGQKQRIAIVRALCMNPDLMLFDEVTAALDPEIVREVLDVIINLAKDGMTMLIVTHEMEFARAVADRIIFMDAGEIVEENTPNEFFTSPKTERAKKFLNLFSF
- a CDS encoding cysteine ABC transporter substrate-binding protein, producing the protein MRNFMLSFLAIFATVFLTAQVAEANDALTKIKERGYVRIGVFSDKPPFGYVDKNGNNQGYDIYFAKRIAKDLLGDESKIKFELVEAASRVEFLVADKVDIILANFTHTKERARVVDFALPYMKVSLGIVSPEGKVIKNINELKGKKLIVNKGTTADAYFTKKHPDIELLKYDQNTETFGALLDKRGAALAHDNALLFAWAKENPGFTVGIESLGDVDAIAPAVKKGNKALLEWINNEIIELGKENFFHKAYDATLKPIYGDSVNPESLVVEGGKL
- the groL gene encoding chaperonin GroEL (60 kDa chaperone family; promotes refolding of misfolded polypeptides especially under stressful conditions; forms two stacked rings of heptamers to form a barrel-shaped 14mer; ends can be capped by GroES; misfolded proteins enter the barrel where they are refolded when GroES binds) — translated: MAKEIFFSDEARNRLYEGVRKLNDAVKVTMGPRGRNVLIQKSFGAPAITKDGVSVAKEVELKDALENMGAGLVREVASKTADEAGDGTTTATVLANAIFKEGLRNITAGANPIEVKRGMDKEAAAIIAELKAMARKVTDKKEIAQVATISANSDATIGELIADAMEKVGKDGVITVEEAKSIHDELNVVEGMQFDRGYLSPYFITNAEKMQVELSNPYILLFDKKITNLKDLLPILEQIQKTGKPLLIIAEDIEGEALATLVVNKLRGVLNISAVKAPGFGDRRKAMLEDIAILTGGEVISEELGRTLEGANLSDLGQASTVVIDKDNTTIVNGAGEKASIDARIAQIKAQIAETTSDYDKEKLQERLAKLSGGVAVIKVGAATETEMKEKKDRVDDALSATKAAVEEGIVIGGGAAFIQASSRVKLDLSGDEAIGAAIVRRALTAPLRQIAENAGFDAGVVANAVSTSKDANFGFNAATGEYVNMFEAGIIDPVKVERVALQNAVSVSSLLLTTEATISELKEDKPAMPAMPDMGGMGGMGGMM
- the groES gene encoding co-chaperone GroES, whose translation is MNFQPLGKRVLVERLEDVKTTATGIIIPDNAKEKPLSGKVLAVGSEVECIKAGDDVVFGKYAGTEITLEGKTYLVLNLDDVLGVIK
- a CDS encoding tetratricopeptide repeat protein; the encoded protein is MKKTIFCLAAACSFAFSMGSDSHVGPVLDEAVLSGEYEKSAKAFEQSCEKGHMFNCYNLANFYENGRGVLKDEKKALQIYKKSCENKLGFGCGAVGRIYENGTKSIKKDVKMAAEAYEKGCEHGDDISCLKGGLIYSKGVDKVAKDMQKAKDLLSKGCKYGNEQACNTVNTIK
- a CDS encoding NUDIX domain-containing protein, translating into MDTVIKDIEILNLEESNFIKPYRLGYSVNGTRKYWDCVKVHNSVSILLYHEEKDAFLLVKQFRPAVWHNLHKDGKSYYEMGYTYELCAGLMDKGLSEKDTIIEEVMEEVGFKIEDAEKIVVTHGALGFGGNSQTMFYATINDSMKVSEGGGIDGENIDLVYIDVNRARDFMYDQNMVKAAGLLFAFMWFFDRFKR